In Mastomys coucha isolate ucsf_1 unplaced genomic scaffold, UCSF_Mcou_1 pScaffold20, whole genome shotgun sequence, one DNA window encodes the following:
- the Pon2 gene encoding serum paraoxonase/arylesterase 2 produces the protein MCGCALRPRRRAEPGLQSRRSGRESGAALRSGRGAGPASRAARPGPSQTAGRSRAMGRMVALSLLGIGLALLGERFLALRSRLKASREVESVDLPNCHLIKGIETGAEDIDILPNGLAFFSVGLKFPGLHSFAPDKPGGILMMDLKDEKPRALELRVSWGFDLASFNPHGISTFIDDDDTVYLFVVNHPEFKNTVEIFKFQEEENSLLHLKTIKHELLPSVNDIIAVGPAHFYATNDHYFSDPFLKYLETYLNLHWANVVYYSPDEVKLVAEGFDSANGINISPDKKYVYVADILAHEIRVLEKQPNMNLTQLKVLQLGTLVDNLSIDPSSGDIWVGCHPNGQKLFVYDPNHPPSSEVLRIQNILSEKPSVTTVYINNGSVLQGSSVATIYDRKLLVGTLYQRALYCEL, from the exons ATGTGCGGATGTGCTCTGAGGCCGCGGCGCCGGGCggagcctgggctgcagagccgGCGCTCGGGGCGGGAATCGGGCGCGGCTCTGCGCTCGGGGCGGGGAGCTGGCCCAGCGTCCCGTGCAGCCCGGCCAGGCCCGAGCCAGACGGCGGGCCGGTCCCGCGCCATGGGCCGGATGGTGGCTCTGAGTTTGCTGGGCATCGGGCTGGCGCTGCTGGGTGAGCGGTTCCTGGCGCTCAG AAGTCGACTTAAAGCCTCCAGAGAAGTGGAATCTGTAGACCTTCCCAACTGCCACCTCATTAAAGGAATCG AAACTGGAGCTGAGGACATTGACATTCTTCCCAATGGTCTGGCTTTCTTTAGTGTG GGCCTCAAGTTTCCAGGGCTCCACAGCTTTGCACCAGATAAGCCTGGAGGGATACTGATGATGGATCTCAAAGACGAGAAGCCGAGGGCGCTGGAGTTAAGAGTCAGCTGGGGCTTTGACTTGGCTTCATTTAACCCACATGGCATTAGCACGTTCATAGATGATG ATGATACAGTTTATCTCTTTGTTGTGAACCACCCGGAATTCAAGAACACAgtggaaatttttaaatttcaagaagaagaaaattctctGTTGCACCTGAAGACAATTAAACACGAGCTCCTTCCAAG TGTGAATGACATCATAGCTGTTGGACCTGCCCACTTCTACGCCACCAATGACCACTACTTCTCCGATCCTTTCTTGAAGTATTTGGAGACATACTTGAACCTACACTGGGCAAATGTTGTTTACTACAGTCCAGATGAAGTGAAGCTGGTGGCAGAAGGATTCGATTCAGCCAACGGGATCAATATTTCACCTGATAAAAA GTATGTCTACGTTGCTGACATACTAGCTCATGAAATCCGTGTTTTGGAAAAACAACCTAATATGAATTTAACTCAACTAAAG GTTCTGCAGTTGGGCACGCTGGTGGACAATTTATCTATTGATCCTTCCTCGGGCGACATCTGGGTCGGCTGTCACCCTAACGGACAGAAGCTCTTTGTGTATGACCCGAACCATCCTCCCTCATCAGAG GTTCTCCGCATTCAAAACATTCTATCCGAGAAGCCATCAGTGACAACGGTGTATATCAACAATGGGTCTGTCCTCCAGGGAAGTTCTGTGGCAACCATCTATGATAGGAAACTTCTCGTAGGCACTTTATACCAGAGAGCCTTGTACTGTGAACTCTAA